A stretch of DNA from Oryza brachyantha chromosome 4, ObraRS2, whole genome shotgun sequence:
CAATACAAAATGATAAGAGATGTGAAGATTAGTTCTTGCCTCTGTATCTTTTATCTTAGAGAGAATTATCCGCAATGTCTCACTCATACCATACTCATGAGACCCTGGGTAGAGAAGTAATTCTTCAAGAACATTTGCCTGGATATCAGAATTACAAACAATAATTAGAGCAAACTCCCATGCTATAGGCACAAATAATTGAACTGGCTTACCTGTCTTCTCTGCCACTGCACTCGCAGTCTTTCTGTTGCGAAATCTGATTTCCCAACAGAACTTAAGAGCTGTAATGATATGCATGGCACGTCAAGGTGTCCTTGCAACATCTTCAAACTGATAAGTCTTAAAGCTCGCCTTGTCAATGCATCCATAGATCCAGATATctgaaaaagaataaattttgtatacaaTGAGTTTGTTCCACAGTCAACAGCATTCACTTACCTCGTAAGCAGAACAAAAATAGTTCCAAaatgaacagaaaaaaataagaaaaaatctaGAGTCTAGAGGAACAAGAGAATCCACTCATCCATTGACATCTGGCATGCATGTGAACATAAGTAATCTGCTATCATTGCCAcagataaaaataagtatatactccctccatctcaaaatatagctactccTAGGATTCAAATGTCTCAAAATACAATGAATTCTCCACCTGCCtcctcatctcaaccaatcacaatcatctctcatttattttttttcgccTACTTTCTAAACTCAAACAATCACAACCATTCCTTATCCCGTTgtaatttctccaaaaaaaaagggcatatatatatagacagaGGGAGAAGtagaataaaacatatttttgttgaactaATAAGAAATTAAACAGTAAGACCTTGCCTCCATCTGTACTCGGATCAAATCAAGAAGGTGGGCATCATAATTTTCCGGTTGAGGAGATGGACTCGATCCTTCCGTTTTAGACCTTAGACCCTTCAAGAATTTagacttcttttctttcttctcttcagAGAACGGTATTTTTCCACTGTTCGTTACAAATCATTAAAGAAGCTGAGTTGgaacaataaatatatgacaCAATAAgacatcatttatatatgaaaacaaCCAACAGAAAGACTTCGACAAAACTTACCTGAAAAATAGCGAGGCGAGAAGGACCTCATAAGCTGTTTCTCTTATATCGTCATCCGACAATTCTTCAAAAGTGAGGAGAAGTTTAGATAAgttcaagaaaacaaattatgcAATCCCCATTTGATCTTATTAAACATGATTAGAAAAATGGTTGATAAATCTACCGAATATTTACTGGAGCTATatcgaaaaaaattataacagcACAATAAAATGAAGCATGCCCAAATTTATACCTGTTCTTAATTTAGGTATGCCTAGGGAAAAaacatccattttatttacttGCTCGGGCATATCTGCCAGACTAGCATCCTTAGTACCATTCTCTGTTCCCAAAATGTTGATAGCTGCTCTAGAAAATTTGTGGGGCTGTCTAATTGGACTTGGATTCTCTGCAGCAGGAGCTTGAGGTGTAATACCAGGTGCTGCTTTGTTTGGAGGGGAACCAGAGAGTTCTGGCCttgaaagaagaaaatatgagTTCACTGATGGAGAGGCCATCTGTTGAATGGAAAATACATAACAGTTACAGATAATTTTCAAGCAATACTTCACGAgctaaactaaaaattaattgatgACAAATGTGTAGTAAGTGTTGTCATGTTGAAAGAAGTGACAACAACAATAGAGTTAACTCTATGTCAAAAGAAACAATGGATTAATTTGCTGTGTTCAAATAAATCCTTGTATGAGCACAAATAGGGTACTTATTGATTGTTTGTCAAACAGAAGCTAGTCCTCATTAATTTTGTGCATACATTTAGGAATGGAAGTGGAACACTGAATTGAGTCTCTGGTTTTCATCATTGCGGAAGACACTTCACCCTCAACAGTTAATATCTGGTAAACTAACTGTGAAGTTAGATCAAAGATTAGTTGTTTCAGACCAACACTAGTGATttcctactccctccgtctcaaatTATTAAAACCTGGTACtggattttaatattttgagacggaggtagtattcaTTATATTGTATGAGCATACTGCTTATAGTTGAGAAAGGGATTTGTCATATCAAGATATGATTACTAGGCTTTGTACTTTGGTTCAAATGGTATTTCAAATCTGGCGAAATATTAGAACATTGGCATGCTTCCATTTGTTTTCAATGAAGGCTTGGTACAGTCGAACTACAGCAATGGCATGTCTCTTATGCAGTGGTGTTACACAACATACACCATATCTTAAACGTTTAAGAGAAGAGAATATATGGGGTAAAAAGGCTAGTACAACCAAAACAGTCAGCAAGCTCAGCAGTAGTAGCATTTAGCCCCCACTCTCCCAGCTTCTCCCAGACATTTTTATTCGTGTAGCACTGCTTTTTCCGTGCTTAGGATAACTTATCCAGTCATCAAACATCTCACCAGTGTGTCAAAACAGTTGGAGTTAAAATGGAAAAGGGAATTTCGAGTGATGGGTAACACTAATACCATGATCGGGTACCTCCTCTCGTCAAAATACCTCCTGGTGGCCTCTGAGGCGTCAAATTGCGCGCCtgtttcaaacaaaaataatagcaAACAACCGACCATCAGATTTGCCAATTCCAAAAGGTTCCACCTCAGCACAACCACTTAGTCGAGGGGAGAGAGCGGCTCACCGGAGGCGACGCAGTCGAGGGCGTAGTCGGCGCTGACGGCGTCGAGGTCTACGCGGGAGAGGtcgacggcgcggccgccggcggaggagaggacgAAGCCGAGGAGGGCGCGCCGATCGCGGCGGTACACTTCCAGGAGCGACGCCGAGTCCATGGCTGCTCGGTGCTCGCGCGGCGCGGCTCCCCGAGGGCTCCGAGGGTTTCGCGAGCtcgcggaggcggagagggaaaGCTGCGGCCTGCGAGTGCGGAGCGCACAGGGAGAGCAGTGCGATGGGGCAGAAAGGGGTCGGGAAAATTACGGAGATTCTGCGGGGTGTTGAACACGGCCGCGCATGAACATTCAACGGGAACAGAAGTAAGGCGAAATCAGGCGTGAGGCCCCAAGACCCActgaacaaagaaaaaaaaacggacATACCTTCTTTTGAAATCTTTAAATCTTTTTGCGGCGTGAATCGGATTTtgctgtagttttttttttttgtgtgtgtttggttggtaggATGTATGAATTCTATTTTTAGAGTATATTTAAACTCCTCCACAATCTAAAATTAGGAGATTTTAGTTAAAAAGTATCTCTCCAACCTGTGTGTAGAAATGTTTTATGTTTAGATAGTCAATTTTAGTCAATCTCTTGAAGAGatgattatttttacatgttaAATTATGTTTAGGATCCAAAAAGTAAATTTCAAAGATGTAATTTAGTTAATCCCTTGGAATTTagggttgtttggttggaggaaGCTCCAGAACGTGATAAAGTCAGTAGAAAGTATGATTCGGGTTCAGATCATACGTCAAATTCGCGTGAACCGATCCAACCCACATGGATGGAGTGAACGGAAGTGAGCTGTCCATTACTGCATCTCACATGGGGGCTACCATTGCCCGTTTaaagccgcagccgccgctgctgcctccACTTTTAGCTTGGTGCCATCACAATTGAGGGCCACCGGATACCCCCTCCACCTCCCATCAAGGGGCGTTACCCACGATCACCTCCCCCTTCAGCTCGGGGCCACCTCTAGTTATATTGAGATACCACCAGCGTCTGCTCAAAACATCAATGAATGCTCAACACTCGATGCTATATCGAAGTCACAACATCAAGAGCATCCCTTCCTATCCCTTATACGTGGATTGATGAGCATGGACCGAAAGGTTTGTAAACGTTGTTCATCCTATCCCTTCTCATCCTCTctaccaaataaaaaagattgatCTCATTTCTTAAATTAAACAGATAACTGAAaccatcttattttttaaaaaataggaatGAGTATAACCCATCCTACCACGTcctcaaaccaaacacaccttTTATATGCACATCATTTAGAACTACCgaatacttatttttatccaaaatatgtatttgtagttttttagcaaatattaaGGTTGGatcaaaatatactatttttagTCACTTAAGTGGTTAATATTTGAGTTTTGAATGGTTTAGATTCACTTTTCAAACTTCTGATTGGCTGGAGAATTATTGATGTATAAGAATCATGTGAATaacgttaaatatttactaggtataaattttgaataaaaaatgctTATGTGTTGGAAGTGATGGAATAATGGAATAATATATTTCACCTAGATACAAATGTGACAACTTCAAGAAGATTTCAACAATACCTTGAAATTAGCACGGGTATGCAGCGTTTTGCACAAGATTTTTTAGGGTACAAGGGAGCGTACACAAGGTTTGTAGTGTTTTTTTCGCAAAGACCCTATCGTTTTTGCCAACATTACGAAGTatacacaaaattttaaattttagaaattaatttttgtagcTAAGTCTaagtatttttctttgtagtttattttacaacatttgcttttagatagttagaaaacatataaaagaaattacctataaattaatttttaattactaatagTCATATCGTTTGGGATAAATATTACATTTATTctacattataagattttctagttcATATGttaatgaatatagacatatatacaaaatgtaTACATTGACCGTCTTATAATGAATATACGCAaacctagaaagtcttataatatataatttgggTATAAGCGGACAAgggtaaaataaaacaagcaatTTGAAATTTCTCCGTCTTGTATTGGAAGCTGCTGGACCTCATTTGACGAATGGTGCCATGACGGTCCTCGTGTGATGCGAGATTACAGAACGGCTACACCCCAACTCgaatttcaaatatttacCTTATTACCTGAAAATCTTATACGATTCCTATCTTAGTAAAATGCTTCAGTTCGGACGAATTTGCTGCGAAGGATCACCAGAAAGTTACTTAAATTAAGTGCATTGCGTTTGCACCTGACAATTCAACAACACCGATAGCTCTTTTACACCAGTTTTTATGTTGTTAAAAGGGGACCAAGGCAAGGAGCATCAGCACAAACCATCCTAACAGAGGCAAGAAAAGTAAGAATCACTCGAAGGATTACAACTCACTGGGTAGCTAAAGCATATGATCCAGACAGTAAAAGACGCATCGGACAACCATGTATGTGGGTATGAACAGCAGTCTGGGTCACTTCAAGTACATATATGACGCTAATCACACATTTTGGATACAAAAAATTTACAGTGATCAGGTCCTGCAGTTGCATTAGCAGAGACACAGGTGTGAAGTTGAAATGGATCGGCGTTCTCAACCAGAGGATATTCACACGATCATACTTCTTCGCTTCCACTGCTACTGCCACTTTTCCGGATATTGAACTTGCACAGGGGGCATGTTGCATTGATATGCAGCCATTTATCAATGCACGCACAGTGGAAATGGTGCTCACAGGGGAGTTCACGCAGCTCTGCACCATCATCATAAGCCGAAAGGCAAATGCAACACTCCTGCATTAATCAAGTGAACAATTAATCCATAGTTTCATATAGCACGAAGCATGCACAGGGATACAATACAGCATGGGCATAATAATCATCTTGTGTATCCTCTGAATTTTGCATATGTTGTCACTTCGCAGTATTGACCGCAATAAACTAAACAATAAGGGTAAAATCCACCCCTATTTTAACTTGTACGTCAAACAAATGATTCATTGCAAGTTCATAGAAACAGGGCAaagttgaaatattttatcatcaggACATATGGGCTGACCAAAAGCAAACACAAAACCATTGAAAATGTTGAGTTGTAGCACGTCAGGCATTTTTAAGGTCAGAGATACATGTATcagaaatttataaaaacttaCTGCATCTTCAGGTGCGAGTACTTTTTCAATAGGTTGGTTGGTGCCACACTCTGTCATTATTCCACCAAAAGGTGTCTCATCAGTCGTTTGTTTTTCAGGCTCATCAGTCCTCCGAAATTTATATCTTGGAATTTGGCGAATGTCATCTTCAGATGCTCCTTCCTGATTCCAATCAGATATTATAAAAGGTTATCTATTGCATGAATGTCGTATCAatgatataataaattatgtacaTATTTTTCCAAATACATAATCAATTTATCTCTACTCGAAAAGCCATACCTGATCAGAAACAGCATACAGAATAGCTATAATGCAAGGGAGGCAGCAACAAACAGCAATGCCGATGATGCAAGCCAGAGCAACACAGAATACAACAAAGAAAACGTCAAACGCCAGAAAGACTATGCAAAGCCTGCGAAAGAAGTCATACATCAACATGTTTACAGtgccaaaaaagaaatattgaaatgaagacattaaaaaaatcgattGTTAATTTAAAAGATGCATACCAGTAAAGCTGAGGTGCATCACGGATAACCTCTTCACCACCAGCAGATATCCAGTAAAATCCAATTATCCACCATATGAAGGAGAACATTGTATTAGCCGACTCCAGGTGCTTTGCAATACTGCCAGAGTTAACAATAAAATCAGGCACATGACATATTGGAGAGTTTATGTGCTcaagtcataaaaaaaaatcacatgatAGAAATAGTTGAgagatattatataaattaaagtaaaaacagaaaagaaaaccagATTACAAAAATGAGCAAACAGCAAAGCCAAATTATGGCATAAGCAGAGGCAAACATCTGCACTATAATGGaatataagaaaacaaaaaggaaggaaaatcccgtgttttattttgtaattgaaAATGCTGTTTATCAATTTACCATACAGTTGACCCTCCAACTTATAATATTATCTAACAGCATAAGAAGTATATTTCCTCACTCATCCTCATCACTAAGAAACTCGTATAATAACAAAGTTGTAAACTTATGCGTAGcctaaaaaatagaatattcACTATAATGAGATTGTAGTGTCCTAAAACATTAAAAAGTTAAGGTTTTGAGGTCACAGAAAGTCTTCAGTCAACCTCTTGGATCAGATATTGGTCTCTTCACTGAATAACAAATAAGgcataatttatttcttaaactAGAAACCTAAACAGGTTATGCCACTCATTCAAATGTCATTTTCCAGATAACATTGGACCCATTAGGTGCCTTAGCCACATAAATcagaccatatttttttagaatattgAAACAAAAGAGTAAAAGACATATATACAGCTAGATAAGAACATCACTGAGGCCATTCATTTTGTATAGTTTAAGTTGAAGGAGACAATTTTGCAGGTACAATCTTACTACCTTTTTTTAAGAGAATTTACTACCCTAATTGACCTCtcagagcatccccaacagctcatctaaattttggtcatccatatcttcatttggatgatcatctaaaacagtttcatccttcatatctctttgtactctaccagatcatctatatatgatatcctctatatctcttttgAGGATGGaaagagatcatccaaatatgaaggttctctctcctaatatggatggcatccaaaaatagattataGGATGGTcattctgttggagctcaatttgtagtcttcatcctctattttcaagaTAAAGGATGTGATAGATGAGctattggggatgctcttagggtGGGTATACACCAGTTTCAAAGCATAACACGGTTGCACATATCATGAGAACATGCACACTAGATTATTTAACCTGTCAAGTGATTGAAACCCacttagaagaaaaaaactaggGCAGAAATTCTGGGCGTGACTGGCCGGAGCAAGCTTCGCGACTGCAATTAGCATAGTAGTCACTTTGTCTTACTGACATCGGCTTGACTGTGCTCACTTGCTCATCATGAACAATCAACAGACAGCGAAATAGAGAATTCTAGGACATCATGTCATGGAACAGAAAATCATGCATAAAACTTGGCATGTTACTATGTTAGGACGGAGTAATGCTGATCTAGCGCGTTCTACTCACCCCCTTTTTCTTCATGCCATAGCAGATGCAATTACCGTGGTAAGAACTTGCATAAGGGCCAACACAAAAATCATTTCCCTATTAACCATACTGTGTCGTGAATCTGAGTTGCTCCCCTCCTGGGTAAGTTGAGATAACCACGGACTAAACATACTTACTAGCCAGATCCTTCCATTTACCTGACGCAATCGGTGCGGCGACCACGTCGATCATCCTCCCCGACATCGTCATCACTAGATGAGGACGACCCGTCACTTCCCCTTTCCTCGTCGGCGGATGCTGGGGCCCTATCACGCTGGCCGTGGCGCATCCGGTACTCGATGGCGACGCAGACCATGTGGACGACGCACTGCAGGGCGTAGCCGGCGACCCAGGTCCGGAGAGGCATGGGCGAGTTCTCGTTTCGGCTGAGCAcgagcacgacggcggcgacggtgatgaAGGCGAGGTTCCAGAGCAGGTCGAGCGCCACGACGGGGCGGGAGTAGGCCCAGTCCGCCTGCCGCTCCTCGAGGTGCTCCGCGGCCGCCTCCCGCACCAGCACCGACGGCTCCCGCAtcgcgcgccgcccgccgcgccgcagcaGCCGGGCCGCGCCGCggagcgacggccggcggagcGCGCCCccacgtcgccggctgccgccgccgccgagcaggGGCGCCGAGTCGAGGAGCGCATCGCCCCGGGTGCTCGGGGAGCGAGGCGTCGCCATCGAGGAGGCCCCCTTGCAGGCagatcgaggaggaggaggggagagagaggcctGCTCCTCTGGGGAGGGAGGAATTGGGGTGGGTTGGAGAAATGGGGACTGGACAGAATTTCGTTTTGCTCCCTCCTCTTTCCGCTATTCAGCGAGGGCCGAATGGCCACGCGGGGTTGGACCGGAAACCAATGATGTCATCATGTCAACTAGCTTGCAAGGAGAAAATTGCTActccttttatattttttttatatttttttatatgacgtcgttgattttaggtacgtttgatcatttgttttatttaaaaaattatataattattaattattttattataatataatttattattatatgaactttaattatgcattataattttgtatatttagatataaattttaaataggacgaatggtcaaacgtgatcctaaaagtcaacggtgtcatatataaaaatatggagggaatATTATGTCGTTCTTAAAACGTGGCTTTGCTGTTATGTCATTTGCATTCATCAAAACATCTTGTCAAAATGATATTCGTATTACTTGCtacgagcaaaaaaaaaagtttgtattCATATTATATTCTCTCATGACTCTAGTGGTCGAAATGCTTATTGTTGGACATACCGGAGGATACTAAAAGAGAATGGAGACGAGCTGGCACCGGAGCAAGAGAGCCGGTGTTGTTATGGccggataacgagccagctcgttacaATAATGAGCCGGTTTGGCGTAACGAACTAAAAACCTAGCTCGACTCAGCttgttataaagctcgagTTGGTTTATgagtcatacataaaaagttaacataaataattttttaatagattatataagcaaaatttattttaaacatgtaaatcatatgaaattgtatttaaatattaaagtttgaaccaacaaatcacatggtgaacctataaagtacTAAACATATGCATTCTAGGGTAAAATCAATGAACAccggtgaatcttgtgtctttggtctagctcgttaggctcacgagccagctcgagctaaCTTGTTATCtataacgagctaaaatgctagctcggctcgttagaaaaatgaaacgagctgagtcgagccaagccgagtttgtcacgagtcgagcgagctaacgagcatgagctttctgtccacccctagtCGTTGTCGCAGCCCGTTGGCAACTGTAGCAAATCCCCGCCTAGTGGTGACGCAATGGGGGGGGCGACGGTTGTGCGAGGCGGGGTTGGTGGCGTGATGTGGACGCAGGCGGGGCAGGGCGATGGGGAAGGTGGGGGCACGCTAGCACAGGGGCGAGAGGGGTGGCAGCGCGAAGGCACGAGGCATAGACGGTGGTGCGACagggtggaggtggtggcggtgtGACGGGGAGGTGACGGGTGATGGTACAGTGTAGAATGAGCATTTGGTTCCTATGCGCATATGCTGGAAGGGGTAACTCTGGCAGTGGGGATATTTTCGTCAATATTTCAAGtataatatgtataatttctttaatttacagttaaaacaacataaatatattttgagagagCCTTTTATTTGATAGCGATGTTTTGACAAATGCAAACTGTAGAATAACATCAGGCAAAACCACGTTTTGAGGATGTACTATagcaattttcttgttttcaagGGTGGCAAAGCAGCTTAGCTTAACGAGGAACTGACAGGTGTTGTTTAGTTAACGTTATTAATCTGTCTAAGATTACCAGTGATTTGATAAGTCGTAAAACCAAAATCAGCATTTAATAGTTAACATTCGGTAGTGAAAAGTTTATGGACGAAAATCGTATAAACCTGAGTCTGTCTTGATCTTGATAGTAAGAAGGGCAACAAAAATCATCTACATAGTTTAATTTCTGctagatattttttcaaagaaaaactcATAAACTCATTTGTCACGCATCACAGAGCACTCCATGAAGATATTAATAACTCCCCAAAAATTATTATGCATAAAAGTTACCTATAACTTCAAAATAAATCCCAAACtgaatttcttatatattatGAATGTATATCTTATATTCTCCCCGTTTCATactgtgatattttttaaagtattatGGACGAATCGAGACAAATAAGAAAGTAGCTAAGAATATTATGAATGTATATGTATGCCTAAATCTAAAACTTAAATAGATTTCGACTTGCGATCGCTCAAtccgcgacgtcgccgccaccaccgcccggAATTAGCTCGCCCGCGGCACGCCGCCCAGGACGGGTTTTGCCTGCGCCATCGCCGCGTGGGACGGCCTCAacctctgcgccgccgcctagcCGGCTGCCTCCTGTCCGTCCCAGTCCACTTTCTCCGCTCTCGtcccggcgtcggcgtcggcgtcgatcCGCACGGCCGGCACCCTCCTCCTGGCCTCCTCCCACCGTCGATCCGCGGGGCCGATCCAAGCGGCTGGCCCGCTGACATCGGCCGACGCACGTCCACGCGCGGCCCAACAGATTTATCCTCCTCAAGGCGGCCCGGCCCACacctgaaaaaaatataaaaacgcTCCCCACACCGGTGGCGGGCAACGCCCCCCGCTTTTCCCTCCACCGCGGCACGGTTTTCCCCCCTTCTCCCGCGCATCCGCCccgcgccatggccgcctcctcctccgccaccgcccccgccCTCGCCGAGGCCTACGACATCCCGTGGGTGGAGAAGTACCGCCCCACCCGCGTCGCGGACGTCGTCGGCAACTCCGACGCTGTAAGCCGCCTCGAGGTCATCGCCCGCGACGGCAACATGCCAAACCTAATCCTCTCCGTAAGCGACATTTCCACAAACACCTCGCGCGCGAGGAGGAGCAGTACGGCGCACCATTTCtaacttttttgttgttgttgttaatCCTCTTGTCTGCAGGGACCTCCGGGCACGGGGAAAACTACGAGCATCCTGGCGCTGGCGCACGAACTGCTCGGACCTAGCTACCGCGAGGCCGTGCTGGAGCTCAATGCCTCGGACGACAGGTCGGTGTGGCGGTGGCGTGCTTTTGATTTGGCGAAGCGTAGTCGTTCGCCGTGGTGTGGACTGGGTGTGTGACGGCTGATTCCTGCTTTTACAGGGGTCTGGACGTGGTGCGGAACAAAATCAAGATGTTTGCGCAGAAAAAGGTCACGCTGCAACCAGGGCGGCACAAGGTTGTCATCTTGGATGAGGCCGACAGGTATGCCACCCCAGTGCGGATGGTGCGACACTATTGCTAGTATTCTGccttatttttagtctattCCAATTTCACCACAGGTTAGCTAGAGGTTAAGTCCAGATATGCCCATTTCACCAAggattaactatatttaagaATTAAGATGTAGGATTATACTGATACCAACAGTGTCAAAATGGAGAAATCTTGTGGCTGCTCCACCTGTAAGAGCAAGAGCAATGTTATATTATTCTGTAGTGATGAATTAAAGACAGACTCTATGACTTTTAAGCATATAACTAATATCAGATATAGTCATATAGGCATATAGCTAGTTGTTTGTAAGTGTGTTTTCCTCACATGCACTCACTATGTGCAGCATGACGTCTGGAGCACAGCAAGCACTAAGGAGAACAATGGAAATCTATTCCAACACCACAAGGTTTGCACTTGCGTGCAACACTTCGTCTAAGATCATTGAACCCATTCAAAGCCGTTGTGCTATTGTACGATTCTCAAGGCTCTCTGATCAGGAAATTCTTGGCCGACTCATGGTTGTGGTGGCAGCTGAGAAGGTAATGATTGATAGCATTTGTAACTGAAAGGACTTAACAACACGTTTTATTGCCTTAGTTGCTTAAGTTCTGTCAAATCTTGATGGAAATATTTCACATAGCACtagttgtttgtttctttgaaTCACTGCAAATTGTTATTAACCATTTTAGTTAGACCTCATTTCTAATGGGTAATGGCTATGTGTTTGCCTGCATATCTATTGTTCTTCCCTGTAATCTTGAGCTGTGATTGTGCATTTATGTGCATCACTGCATTTTTCGTTCTAGAATTATCTGCTGCTGTTATATcaggataaattaaattgtcTCAATAAATAGTTGCAGCAATTGCTTGCTGGTTTACTAAAAGGgaaattttacagtacttgagaaaatatctcgagatatcaaaattttagtgtaaaattttggtaccccAAGGTACCAAATACCCGAGATACTAAGTTTTTGCACTAGGAAATATGGTGGTTCAAGGTACTAtttcaaagatggtaaaaaaactcactATAAATATCTGGATTGGAAGAGAAAATAGCTTTGAACCCCACTTCAAAAAGGGGTACACCCCCACCTCCTTTGGGGATCCCAAGTGACATATAAGGCTTGTTTGGGGAGCtctagattctgagaagctgcTGCTTGATAGccaacttctgagaatctggaaaagcagttaaacccagcttctccaacttctggattcttagttcattttctagaatctgtaactacatatTTTCAGAAGTTGAGAACTGTTTGGGGCAGCTTTtagcagaagcagcttttgggAAAAGCTGCCGCTGgaagaagctcccccaaacaggcccataAGCTGGTAAAGTGAAGAGGTCATAGTCTTGTTAGTCATCCCCTATATGGCTCTTCAGTAGACTCTAATGTTCCGTACTGGTCATTTCTTGTCTACAATGTTGCAATCAAGAAACCTGCTCTTTTTCCATGTTCTATACTTTCTCTCCATCCTGGTTGGACTCTTGATGATATAGAGATACCCGGAATGGTCGATCACTCAGTTAATTTGTTACTGGTGCCTGAATATTACTTTTGAACCATAACAATGTTTTAGACCCTATTATTACCTTACCAATCGTATCAGGCGTATCTGCTCGCTATATATGGGGTGCTAgctttatcatattttaaccTCTTTTCTTGTTCTACCAAGGTTCCTTATGTGCCAGAGGGGCTCGAAGCAATCATCTTTACTGCTGATGGTGATATGAGGCAAGCTTTGAACAACTTGCA
This window harbors:
- the LOC102702931 gene encoding E3 ubiquitin-protein ligase At1g12760-like → MATPRSPSTRGDALLDSAPLLGGGGSRRRGGALRRPSLRGAARLLRRGGRRAMREPSVLVREAAAEHLEERQADWAYSRPVVALDLLWNLAFITVAAVVLVLSRNENSPMPLRTWVAGYALQCVVHMVCVAIEYRMRHGQRDRAPASADEERGSDGSSSSSDDDVGEDDRRGRRTDCVSIAKHLESANTMFSFIWWIIGFYWISAGGEEVIRDAPQLYWLCIVFLAFDVFFVVFCVALACIIGIAVCCCLPCIIAILYAVSDQEGASEDDIRQIPRYKFRRTDEPEKQTTDETPFGGIMTECGTNQPIEKVLAPEDAECCICLSAYDDGAELRELPCEHHFHCACIDKWLHINATCPLCKFNIRKSGSSSGSEEV
- the LOC102703206 gene encoding replication factor C subunit 4, with translation MAASSSATAPALAEAYDIPWVEKYRPTRVADVVGNSDAVSRLEVIARDGNMPNLILSGPPGTGKTTSILALAHELLGPSYREAVLELNASDDRGLDVVRNKIKMFAQKKVTLQPGRHKVVILDEADSMTSGAQQALRRTMEIYSNTTRFALACNTSSKIIEPIQSRCAIVRFSRLSDQEILGRLMVVVAAEKVPYVPEGLEAIIFTADGDMRQALNNLQATVSGFRFVNQENVFKVCDQPHPLHVKNMVKNVLDGKFDEACSALKQLYDLGYSPTDIITTLFRVIKNYDMAEYLKLELLKETGFAHMRICDGVGSFLQLSGLLAKFALVRETAKA